In the Cryptococcus depauperatus CBS 7841 chromosome 4, complete sequence genome, AATCATTGTAATTTCGACCATGAAATTTCTGTGTTTGAGGGCACCAATGAACAGAGCGAAGCATCTTGGGTCGTACAAGCGAGCATCGAGTTACAATTCCTTCTAAAGAAACCATCTTCCCTATCTGGTGACTGCGTAATGTTCGGGGATTGCAATGCTGCTGTCCAAAAGAACCAATCAAGCCCACATAGTCTGCCGAATGTGAGCATTTTACCAGTCTCAAACAGTTTGTGCGACAGCTCACATtgctttccttcaattttGTGTTTAACAGGGTTATGCAAGCTCTGTACAAGTTGTAGCAATGCCGCATCTATAGCAGGGATATACTGCATTGGCTGCAACAACAGCCCATCGGCATAGGTCTTCTCATAGGATCGCAAATGATTCAAATCAACGACAAGTCTGACTTGCTCATCATCCAGCATGCGCTTTATGGATTCTCGATAGTTGTAAGCTGCTTGTGTCTACACCGTATTAGAGAATAGCCAGCCGTTCAAAGAGATTAGCTACCTCGTCGTCGAGGAACTCAACGAAAGCACGAGTCCTATCAGTAATCAAATCATCAGCAAAGACGGGCGCTCCTCCTTGAGGCAGCTGCTTGTCAGCCATTGTTGTCTCTGAGAGATGCggaagatgttgaaagttACAAAATAAtatacaaaagaagaaaaagaatatgtTGATGACGCGCCTGAAAATATCAAAGTGGGACGCGACGCGTTCATCTGACGTGTAAATATAACTAAATACATATATATTACATAATCATCGAAGCCAGGTGGAGGTTAATCTCATCGAAGTCTCCAGAAACCATCCAAATAGGATTTAAAAATCCAACGAGCTTttgttttgtcttttgatcttttctcttatAACTCCAAAGTCATGTCCGATGTAAGCGTATATCTTTACAACTATTGGAAATGCTAATTCGTGACAGGCTGCTGCTATCAAGGCTGAAGCCAACAAGGCTTTTGCCGCCAAAGATTATACTACCGCATCCAAGCTTTACTCTGATGCTATCGCTCTTGATCCAAGTAGCCATGTTCTATATTCCAACAGGTCAGCCAGCAAGGCTGGTCTGAAAGACTATCAAGGCGCTTTAGCAGATGCCGAGAAGGTATAATTTCCTTGTTCTTCATGTAGCAAAGACTGACACAATTTCAGTGCATTGAAATCAGCccctctttttccaaagGCTTTGCTCGTAAAGGCGCAGCTTTGCACGGTCTCCGCCAGTTTCCAGATGCGGTCATGGCTTACGAATCCGGCCTTCAGGTTGAACCCAATAATGCTGCATGTGTCAAGGGTCTCTCGGAAGTTAAGAAAGCTATGGAGAATGACTCTGACTCGCCATTTGCTCCCGGAGGTGACATGGGTCTAGGCAAAGTTTTCTCTGACCCCAATATGATCAGCAAGCTTGAGAACCATCCCAAAACTAGAGAGTACATGAAGGACCCAACTTTTAGGAATAATATGCTTGGTTTGCAGTCAAGTGGTGGAAAAAACATGACCTCGTTGATGAGCGACCCTAGGAGCTTGTCTGCCTTGGGGGTGTTGATGGGTATTGATATTGTGAGTAATTTATTGTTTTTACGATAAATCGCTGATAATTCTTAGGATGCTATGGAGCGGCCCGAAGGATCCAACGAGTATCCTCCAGGCCACAACCCTTCATCTAGTTCTACTTTCGCTTCAGAGCCCAGAAAAGAGACTCCTTCAGAATCAAAGATTGCTACTGACACAAAACCTGAACCTGAACCCATGGAAGTCGAGGAGACTGAAGAAAATAAGATCCGAAaggaagctgaagaatTAAAGGCCAAGGGTAATGCTTGTTACAAAGCTAGgaattttgaagaagctgttCAACTCTATTCCAAGGCTTGGGATCTCTACCCAAAAGATGTGACTTTCCTAACAAACCTGTCAGGTAAGTTGGCTTAAAGTACAAGCATTAGGAAACTACTAACAATTTTCAGCGGTCTATTTTGAACAAGGTGACTATCAAAAATGTATTGAAATTTGTGAAAAAGCCGTCGAAGAAGGACGGGACCTTCGTGCTGACTACAAGGTTATTGCTAAGGCTTTTGGCCGTATTGGCACTTGTTACTCCAAGCTTGGCGATCTTGCCCAGGCTATCAAATTTTTTGGCAAATCTCTCACAGAGCACCGTACCCCTGACATTTTGACGAAACTCCGCGAAGCCGAAAAggccaagattgaagccGACAAGCAAGCTTACATTGACCCCGAAAAGGCAGACAAGgccagagaagaagggaatGAGGCGTTCAAAAAAGGTGATTTTGCTGGCGCCCAAAAGCACTACTCTGAAGCTATCAAGAGGCTACCTACAGATCCTAGGGCTTACAACAACCGGGCCGCATGCTACACCAAGCTCCTTGCGCTCCCTGAAGCGCTCAAGGATGCTGAAACAGCTATTTCAATTGACCCTACATTTATCAAAGCCTACATCCGTAAGGCGTTAGTGCAGGAAGGGATGAAGGAGTACGCTGCAGCGTTGGAAACTTTGCAAAAGGCCacagaaaaagatgttgagaagaagcaCACCAGAGAATTGGAGACAAATATGATGAAAATCATGAATGAAATGCAACAGCAGAGGAGTAGTGAGACGGAGGAACAGACATACGAGAGGGCAATGCGAGACCCAGAAGTGGCCCAAATCATGGGCGACCCTGTCATGAGGCGTAAGTAGCTATCTTTGCTCATTATGTATTTCGCTCAACCTGTCGACAGAAATTCTTGCCGATGCTCAACAGAACCCTCGAGCTCTCACCGATCACATGAAGAACCCGATGATAGCTCAAAAAATCCAAAAGCTAATTAATGCAGGCATTATTCGAACACGCTAATTTGTAGTTGTCTAGAGTTATGTGGTAATTATTAGGGAAGAATCAGATGGAAACTGCTGTCCAAGTTTCACTTTTGTTATTGATAATATGCACTCATCAAGCATCACCTTTTGGTCATGGCATCTTTCCTATTGATAGGAGAAAATAATTACTGTTATAATAAAATGCCGCGTGCCTAAGATAAACTATTAAATGCCGAACATGGCGTCATTTTTCCTTATCATTTGCGATTTGTcaataaaaaaataaaaaggCGATAAATACATTTTGTCATTAGAACTTTGTGAATTAAATATAATAAATCAGCAAGTGCCGcaataaaacaaaataaaAGACATTCAATATGTCCAACTCAGAAATAATTCATCCCAAGGCCATAGCAGTCATCACTGGCGCAGCGTGAGTCTACCCGGGGCTGCCGGACCGTCATCCATCACAAAACGACAAGAATTCAATGACTTGATGAATTGGATGCTAACATATCCAACGTAGCTCTGGTATTGGTCTTGCAGCGGCTCTGTTGTATGCTAGAAAGGGCATGTCTGTTGTCCTGACAGACCTCGACTCGACCTCTCTGAACGATGCTGTGGATGCTGTCAAGGGTGTTGAAGGTGTTGGAGAGGTGTTTGGGATTGTCGTTGATGttggaaagattgaagatgtcATCAAACTGAGAGATTGGGTTTTCGATATCTTTGGTGAAGTGAGTGATGGCTTGTCCTTGAAGATTTTGAGGATTGATTTGACGCTGTTGTGATAAATGGATAGGTACAAATCCTTATGGCTAACGCTGGAGTTTCCGCTCCTACTCCGGCATTCAGCATTCATGAACCTCTTCAAGATGTACAAGATAAATGGAACAAGGTTCTTCAGACCAATTTCTTTGGAGTGCTCAACACTGCTCAAGCATTTGCGCCTTTTATGGTCAAGCAGGAGAACGCTAGCGCGATAATTGTGACGGGAAGTAAACAAGGCATTACATGTCCTCCGTAGGTAGCGTCTCTTGCCGAACGAGCTATGCAAGGTTAGTGATTTTGACAGCACTATAGGGGAAACGCTGGTTACAATGTGTCTAAAGCAGCTGTCAAGACATATACTGAGCAACGTGAGTCTTGAATTCTATATTCATCTTCTCACTCAATATATACTAACAACATTCTCAGTGGCACATGAGTTGCGATCAGATTCTGACTCTTGTTGTACTGCGCATCTCTTTGTTCCCGGTTGGGTCTTTACTGGTCTCACTGGCGCAAATAATCTCGGCGCAATAAAACCTACGGGAGCTTGGACTGCTGAACAAACTGTCGATTATATGGTagaaaaagtctttggCGAAGGAGACTTTTACGTGATTTGTCCTGATAATGAGACTTCTCCCGTGCGTTTGAAGCAGTAATACCAAGATCTTTTGCAGAGCTGACAAAAACCGAAACAGACTTTAGATAAAGCTAGGATTCAATGGAATATGGAAGacatcattctcaatcGTCCAGCTTTATCCAGGTGGCATCCAAACTGTGAGCATTTGATCTCTGTGCATGCGCGCACTACGATTGCGACTGATCATTTGCATGTAAAATAGTCAAAGCTCGATTTGATGATTTTATTCAATCCAAATTGGGTTTTGGAGCTCGGAGTAGAAGTCGTGGTAGAGCTGCTGACCGAGATGGTTCACAAGTTCCGTCTGTAACTTCTATCTCCGCATTTTCTTCAGAGTCGGATCTGTTGTCTTTTAGGCGTGATTGAAGACCCTAAGAACATGACCTTTGCACGTAAAAATATTGGTGGTGGTACGTTGAAGCTGCAAGTTAATCTTCCGAACTGAAATCGCGTGCTCAAGATGCACATGTGTTTGCTAGTCACCAGAATAGCCAATGGTCGAATAATCATGTTTAAAATAGATTTGTCACTTGATTAAGTCTAGACATGACCTTGATCAATCTGACACATTTCTGTTGCAAAACTCCCTCTACATAGTGCATGGTATCCTAGAATACAAACAGGCGTAAAGTATTACATGCTGCAGAGATTCTTACTCCTCTATTCTCCTGCCCTCTTCCACAGTGACTGCCTCCAAAGGTGCATCATTCACTCCTTCCACAACGGTGATAGGCTCTATAGATGAAATTTCCTCGCTTTTGTCTGGAGGTGGAACAAAGTTTGGAATTTTACCACGAATccaatcattcaacatcattTTTGCAGCTGCTTCTTGATCTGGCTCTCCACCTTTCAAAAGTTTGCCACTTTTTTTAGCAATAGCTGTCAAAACACGCGCAGCTCCCTCTTCGCCGTGCCATCCGTTTTCAGCATGATCCAGGCCATATGTTCTTTCGAGATATTCAGGCCGTACTCGTTCAAGAAGAGTGGGAATATGTTCTGCAGGTGTAGCCAAGTTTTCGACACGTACGACACCCTTAAGAACTGTATCGGTGTCAGAATCTTTGGCGGAGATGGGAACAATGCCAGGACAGTCAATAAGGTAGATGCGTCGCATAAGCGTGATGTATTGCCAAACTTTGGTCTCCCCAGGGATGGGAGCGACAGTACagacttttttctttttcaaggtgttgatgatggAAGATTTGCCGGTGTTAGGATATCCGATGAGCCCAACAGAGATTTGCTTCTTGCCAGAATGTAATACCGAGAATTGTCGAAGAAGCTGAATAAGGGCACCCTTTCCGAAAGAATTGTTAATAGAAGCGTGGAAAGCGACAGTAGGTGCGGTAAGGGAAAGGTGTTTGACCCATCGAGCCTTGAAGTTTGTCAGCACTAATCAAACTCACAATGTACACAAAAATGCTCACAGTCACCCAGTTTGGGACAAGATCAACCTTGTtgaggacgaagacgaGATGTTTGTgagccttctcttttcgCAAATACTCGATAACAGGTTTACACTGTGTGCCCAGAGGATCTCGAGCATCAAGGACGTGAATAACTACATCTGAAGAGTCCAACACTTTGTACAATTCGCCCCAGATACGTCTCGATGTGCCTTTGGCATAAATAGGTTCTCGAGCAGTGGAAGTTGTAGGATGGTAGACTTCGGAGAGATCGGTATTGTCAGTATCTTCACGAGGTGTCAGCAAACCTAGTCAAACATGAAGCAAATATGGCATCTTACTTGATGAAACGACTGCATTAGCGGCTTCGCCGAGTTCTTCGATAGAACCAATATCAAGCCTTGGTCGTCTTCTTTGCGCTTTGGGTCCGAAAGTGTTGCCAAATGGTTCGACTTCCACAATGTGTGGACGCTGACACTACTTAGCAAAGCTACTGCAACGCGTTCCTCGCACTTACCTTGCTTGTGTCGCTTGTCTCATCCTGCAATAAGCCCATTGGAAGTTTATTTCGTTTAAGCAAGACAGAATACGGGTCAGACTTGAGCTGCTGCAAAGCTGTTCTGAAATGGTCCAACGCATTCTGGGAGATGACTCTGGTATTGCCTTATCATGCTGTAAGCTTTCTGGACAGCTGTAAACAGGTAAAGAAACCAACCAAACCATCGTCTGTCAGGCTTGACCCTTCCTGGTtctgtttccttttcaccCTTTTGGAATGCGGCGGCTTGGACAATCTTGCCATCCCTGTCTCGAACAGCCTTTCCACCGTTAAGCATCTTGACCTTTGCAGCAGCCTTTGCATCTCTGTAAAAGTTCTCGCCTGGTAGGTAGTGTTAGAGCAGAGACGCCTCTTTGCAGATAGAGTACCAACccttgacttttttcaTGTTAAACTCGCTACTATTACTGCCTGACTTGCTCTTAACTTTTCCAAAGCCAGAACTGGCCTTCCGGTCGTGGTTCTTCCCTTTACCCATCTTGAGGTTTTGGTTGAACagaaaataaataaataagAGACTGAAAAAGTTAATCAAAAAAAATTAGTAGACAGCTGAAAACTTTAAGTAATTTTTAATAGCGTAATTAAACCTTTCATCGTTTTTAACTACGTCAAAATAACCTAAAGCGGCAATGACCGCCTGATAAGAGCCACGTGAAACGCACGTTTTTGATAATGAaaatcttttcttattttttttgtatATAACTGATTTCCTTTCATCTCAActattttttttctctttcaaccacatttttcttttccctttctcATTCCATCTCGGCCATCCATTTTTCTCCTCTACTCACCACTCAACTATACAGAAAAACAGTTGCCACACGCGGCCAGATCATAAGAGCTTTTCCActcttgccatctcttttgcatcGTCATTAACCAACATGCCTGCAGCTATTCCCACTTTGAGTGCCCTTCCAGCTTCCTCCCACCTAGAAGAGTTCACAAAGCTTGCAAGTGCTCCCTCCAACGTCGAAGCCAAATCTATAGCCGACAGCATCGCTCTTTCTCTTAAAAAGGCCCCTAGATCTCTCAATGCCATCCAAGATGCCAAAATTGTCGATGTAGTCCTTGTTTGGGCTTCTTCCAAGTCTGGATACGAAAAGGAAAGCGCTGCAGTGCTTGTAGAGAGAATATGTCGATCATTCGGTACCGGCGTGGAGGGTGTTTTCCTCCCGCTTATCCCAgctcttttgaatttggcTATGGATAAGGGACAGCCTGTTCGGAGCGCTGTCAACAGCGCCATGACTAGTTTGATCAAGGCTACTGCTCCTGAGGGCGCTAGAAAAGTGTTTGAGGTTCTTGCTTGTGTCTTGGATGAAACCAAGGGTTGGAGGACTAAGATTGCCACCTTAAAAGCAATGGAGGGCTTGGTCAAACCCGGGGCAGAGGACTATGTTGCAAATGAGTTGGGTACCGTTATCCCTATCGTTGAGCATGCTATGCATGATACGAAGAGTGAGGTGAGTGTTTGTGGCGTTGTAGTTTCCagatgttgacaaagaaCAGGTCTCTACTGCCGCTCAAAAAGCTGCTACTACTCTGTGTAGTATTCTACCCAATGCCGATGTGATCAAGCATATTGACCTTTTAGTCTCGGCTATGGCTTCTCCCGCAGCTGTTCCTTCTACTATCAAAGGCCTTTCGTCAACTACTTTTGTTGCTGAAGTCAATGGACCAACCCTTGCCGTCATGGTTCCTCTTTTGACCCGTGCTCTTAAGGAAAGATCGACCGATACTCAACGAATGACTTGTGTCGTTATTGGTAACCTTGTTAAACTCGTTCGCGATCCCACAGTGGCTGCTCGTTACCTTGGTCCATTGTTTGGTGGTGTCCAACAGATTGCTGAGGGGGCTGCGTTCCCCGAAATCCGAGCTTTTGCTCAGACCGCTCTCGATATTCTAATTGGTGCAGGCGCATCTGCTGTGGCtactcctcttcctcctcgaAATATAGCTTCTTCAGTCACTGAAACCCTCACCGTTATGGTTCCCCATCTCGCCATTCCTGACTTCCCTGCCCACCCTTCCCTGCCTCTCTCCGCTTCTCTTCCCAATAGCCCCATTATTGC is a window encoding:
- a CDS encoding nucleolar GTP-binding protein 2: MGKGKNHDRKASSGFGKVKSKSGSNSSEFNMKKVKGENFYRDAKAAAKVKMLNGGKAVRDRDGKIVQAAAFQKGEKETEPGRVKPDRRWFGNTRVISQNALDHFRTALQQLKSDPYSVLLKRNKLPMGLLQDETSDTSKRPHIVEVEPFGNTFGPKAQRRRPRLDIGSIEELGEAANAVVSSNTDNTDLSEVYHPTTSTAREPIYAKGTSRRIWGELYKVLDSSDVVIHVLDARDPLGTQCKPVIEYLRKEKAHKHLVFVLNKVDLVPNWVTARWVKHLSLTAPTVAFHASINNSFGKGALIQLLRQFSVLHSGKKQISVGLIGYPNTGKSSIINTLKKKKVCTVAPIPGETKVWQYITLMRRIYLIDCPGIVPISAKDSDTDTVLKGVVRVENLATPAEHIPTLLERVRPEYLERTYGLDHAENGWHGEEGAARVLTAIAKKSGKLLKGGEPDQEAAAKMMLNDWIRGKIPNFVPPPDKSEEISSIEPITVVEGVNDAPLEAVTVEEGRRIEE